A genome region from Wielerella bovis includes the following:
- a CDS encoding mechanosensitive ion channel family protein, whose protein sequence is MDAFIKSLHTLLSKIPLSNEWIYSLIWIPLVWAARHMWLRLYFQSHPTWEVERKRRALVMSRNVALIIGLLGLFMVWATQIQTFALSMVALAAATVIATKELIMCLSGSLLRFVTRQYSVGDYIEIGQIRGRVVDINLFNTLMMQIGPNAHVGHLSGRSVSFPNSLLLSLAVQRDNILGDYVVHTFDIPVPIHLDSDAIIPRLQTVLDKHCSPYTQEIAAYFEAVKVQQFFITPAARTRISRVPHDDKVYCLVVRFASPISQRLDIQQAVLDEFIRVQYQLLNK, encoded by the coding sequence ATGGATGCTTTCATCAAATCTCTACACACCCTGCTTTCTAAAATTCCACTTTCAAATGAATGGATTTATTCTTTGATATGGATTCCTTTGGTATGGGCTGCACGACATATGTGGTTGCGACTCTATTTCCAAAGTCATCCAACTTGGGAAGTGGAACGCAAACGCCGCGCCTTAGTCATGAGTCGCAATGTTGCATTGATTATCGGCTTACTTGGGCTGTTTATGGTTTGGGCGACACAAATCCAAACCTTTGCTTTGTCTATGGTGGCATTGGCAGCGGCAACCGTTATTGCAACCAAAGAATTGATTATGTGTCTTTCAGGCAGCCTATTGCGTTTTGTTACACGCCAATATTCGGTTGGTGATTACATTGAAATTGGACAAATTCGCGGACGCGTGGTGGACATCAATTTGTTTAACACGCTGATGATGCAAATTGGACCCAACGCCCATGTGGGACATTTATCGGGACGCTCCGTATCATTTCCCAACAGCTTACTATTGAGCCTTGCCGTTCAGCGCGACAATATTTTGGGCGATTATGTGGTGCATACGTTTGATATTCCTGTGCCAATTCATTTGGATTCAGACGCGATTATTCCACGCTTGCAAACCGTATTAGATAAACATTGCTCGCCCTATACGCAAGAAATCGCCGCTTATTTTGAAGCCGTGAAAGTGCAACAATTTTTCATTACACCTGCCGCCCGAACACGCATTAGCCGCGTGCCACATGATGATAAAGTGTACTGTTTGGTAGTGCGATTTGCTTCGCCCATCAGTCAGCGATTGGATATTCAGCAAGCAGTATTAGATGAATTTATTCGTGTGCAATATCAGTTACTTAATAAATAA